GAGGAAGCTTAGTCTCCTGTATCCGTTTCAATAGGGGGGAGCTTTCCCTCAAGCGTGGATGATCAAAAAAGGACGTTCCTACCAGGGATCTTTTATCTTGCTTAAGAAACACCCCTCCCTTTTGATTGACCTCATCAATATTACCTTCCCAATCAAGAATCGCAACCCCTTCGCGCAAACCATCTAGAACAGAAAGCGATTGTCGCTTCTTTTTGTTTCCTCCAAGAAGTTGAACAACAATGGTGATTCCAAACAAGACTAACAAAAGAAACCACTCAAGAAAGGCATTGTACAAACACAAAAAACTTGCACACCCAAGGGTCGATAAGAGGGAAATATAGCGTTTTTTCATCCCTCAGATGATAACAAATCAGGACATTTTGTTGAAATTTTAGCGCGCAGCTTGGTAGATTGATAGCAAAGGAAAAACGTCAATGTGAAGGCTATGGCAAAAACCTACTTCTACTACTCAGCAATGAATGCAGGGAAAAGCACGACTCTTCTGCAGTCCAGCTACAACTACAAGGAAAGAGGAATGGATACCATTCTCTTTGCCCCATCCTTTGACGACCGCTTTGGCGACCCAGCAATTTACTCTAGAATTGGGCTCAAGGAAAATGCAATTCTTTTTGACAAAAATTTCAACCTCTATGAATACGTCACAAAGGTTCGGGAAAACTTTGGGAACCTTCGTTGTATTTTGATTGATGAAGCTCACTTTTTAACCAAAGCACAAGTAGCACAAATCATCGCTATTACAAAAGACTTCGGAATCGCAGCTCTCAACTACGGGTTAAGAAGTGATTTTTTAGGAGAGCCCTTTGAAGGAAGCAAATACCTCTTAGTTTGGGCAGATGAAATTGTAGAAATTAAAACCATTTGCCACTGTGGAAGCAAAGCCACAATGAATATGAGAATTGATAGCACAGGGAAACCAGTAAAATCAGGATCTCAAGTCCAAATTGGGGGAAATGAAAGTTATATCTCAGTTTGCATGAAGCATTTTATAAAAAATGTGGAGGCTATCACTCGATATGCCTTCGAGAAAGAAGGAGCAAATATATGAATAATGTCAGTTCTTGGAAACGGAGCGTTCTTCCGTGGGTGGTTTGCCTTTCGGCCTCGCTGTTTTTTGCGTATGAACTTTTGCAACTTCACGTGATGAATGCTATTTCCCCCATGTTAATGAGAGATCTTAAACTGAGTGCCACAGACTTTGGATATCTTAGCTCAACCTATTTAATTGCGGATGTCATTTTTCTTCTTCCTGCAGGAATCATTTTAGATCGCTTTTCTGTAAGAAGCGTTATCTTGACCGCTCTTTTCTTCTGTTTAGTGGGGACAGCAGGATTTGCAAAAGCTACATCTCTTCCCTTTGCGGCTGGGTGTCACTTTCTTTCAGGAATTGGGAATGCATTTTGCTTTTTAAGCTGCATCATGTTGATCTCTCGTTGGTTTTCCAAGGAAAGGCAAGCCTTTGTCATTGGACTTATGATTACCATTGGAATGCTTGGAGGAGTCGTTGCGCAACTTCCTTTTTCACTTCTTGCACAAACACTAACCTGGCGAGCAGCCCTAATGATTGATGCCGCAATTGGTGTGATCCTTTTTGCCCTCATCTTTTCTTTTGTGAAAGATGCTCCAATAAAAATTACAGAAAAACAAGAAACCAAAATTCCATTTTTTGAAGGACTTAAAAGATCCATTTTGAACCTCCATAATATTTGCTCTGGGTTATACATCTGCCTGATGAACCTCCCTTTAATGATTATTAGTGCAGTTTGGGGAACTCTTTTTTTAATTCAAGTTCACCACATATCCCTGACAACAGCTTCCTTCATTGTCAGCATGATTTGCATGGGAACAATTGTAGGTTCTCCAATCTACGGCTGGGTATCAGACAAAATCCAAAAACGAAAAGCTCTTATGGTTTGTGGAGGGGTAGTTTCTATAGCAATCTTCATGTTAATCTTACTTATTCCCTATCCAAGTGAGGGAATGTTTACTTTCCTCTTCTTTTCCCTTGGATTTTTTACTAGCTCTCAGACCCTAGGTTACCCGGCTATTACCGAAAACAATCCCAAAGAATTAACGGGAACCTCTATGGGGATTGCGGCATTGATCATCATGGGATTCCCGGCAATTATTCAACCCCTTTCAGGGAAGCTCCTTGATATGAGTTGGGATGGAACAATGGCAAATGGAGCCCCCTTATATTCTGCAGCGGACTTTCGCACAGCGTTTTTGATTTTTCCCATTGGCTTTTTAACAGCCCTGTTTGCCCTCTCGAAAATCAAAGAACGTTCTAAGAAGCAACTTGCCCCTGCAGTATAAGGATGTGACCTTTGTCGATGACCCCTTGAATCTTAGTGGTGGCTTTGGCCACCTGCTGCGGGGTATCAAAAAACTCAACAACAAGGGGAAGATCTAGTGAAAGGCTGGGGAAATGAAATATTTGCACTTCTCCATCATTTTCAAACCCTTCGACTCCTCTTAAGACAACGACATGCTACACCTTAATTTCGGTGTGGAGGATCTTTAGAACTTCATTTAAATAATCTTCGGATTCACTCATGTAAACCCGAGCAATTTTGATTTCTGTCATATTTTTTTCCCTAAGATGAGTCCTCCATAAGCTGCAAATAAGCCCAGCGCAACAGAAAGGAGGAGATAGAAGATGAGTTTAATTCCTGCCCCATTTTCCCACAGCTCTATCGACTCCAATGAAAACGTCGAAAAAGTTGTAAAGCCCCCTAGAAGCCCCACAAGTAGAAGCGCCCGAAGCTCTGTCCCCATTGCGCCAAATCGATTGAGGATAAGTATACTTAAAAAACCAATAAAAAAAGATCCTAATAGATTCACTACCAGGGTGCCCAAGGGAAAAACAAAGGGGAAAGTGAGTTGGACAGATCGAGAAAGCAGAAACCGACAAATCGCTCCAATGCCCCCTCCGACTCCAATCAAAATCAAATCCTTCATCCATTTTTCCTATATGATTTTACAGAATAGATCGCAATCGGATCGGTAAACCCTTTGAGTTGCACAGCCTCAAACTTTTCACATTCGATATTATTTTTTACCCCTTCAGATTCTAATGTATTTTCGCTAATCAGGACCTGCATCCCTTCGGCTTCAGAGCAAATGCGCGCAGCCAAATTCACATTAGCTCCCAACACAGTATAGTTCAAACGATTGTCAGCCCCCATATTTCCTGCAACAACATTCCCGGTATGAATTCCAATTCCCATTTCAATCGCCTGAAGCCCCTGCTGCTTTCTTTCGAGATTCCACTTATTGATTTCATCCACCATATCCAAAGCACTTTGAATCGCCTGAAGAGCGCTTTTAGGTTTCTCAATAGGAGCACCAAAAAGAGCCATCACTTCATCCCCAACATACTTATCAATCACACCATCGTGAGCATCAATTTTTTTGGAAACCTTTGTCATACATGTATTAAT
The window above is part of the Candidatus Neptunochlamydia sp. REUL1 genome. Proteins encoded here:
- a CDS encoding thymidine kinase, coding for MAKTYFYYSAMNAGKSTTLLQSSYNYKERGMDTILFAPSFDDRFGDPAIYSRIGLKENAILFDKNFNLYEYVTKVRENFGNLRCILIDEAHFLTKAQVAQIIAITKDFGIAALNYGLRSDFLGEPFEGSKYLLVWADEIVEIKTICHCGSKATMNMRIDSTGKPVKSGSQVQIGGNESYISVCMKHFIKNVEAITRYAFEKEGANI
- a CDS encoding MFS transporter, yielding MNNVSSWKRSVLPWVVCLSASLFFAYELLQLHVMNAISPMLMRDLKLSATDFGYLSSTYLIADVIFLLPAGIILDRFSVRSVILTALFFCLVGTAGFAKATSLPFAAGCHFLSGIGNAFCFLSCIMLISRWFSKERQAFVIGLMITIGMLGGVVAQLPFSLLAQTLTWRAALMIDAAIGVILFALIFSFVKDAPIKITEKQETKIPFFEGLKRSILNLHNICSGLYICLMNLPLMIISAVWGTLFLIQVHHISLTTASFIVSMICMGTIVGSPIYGWVSDKIQKRKALMVCGGVVSIAIFMLILLIPYPSEGMFTFLFFSLGFFTSSQTLGYPAITENNPKELTGTSMGIAALIIMGFPAIIQPLSGKLLDMSWDGTMANGAPLYSAADFRTAFLIFPIGFLTALFALSKIKERSKKQLAPAV
- a CDS encoding DUF190 domain-containing protein, yielding MQIFHFPSLSLDLPLVVEFFDTPQQVAKATTKIQGVIDKGHILILQGQVAS
- the crcB gene encoding fluoride efflux transporter CrcB, with the translated sequence MKDLILIGVGGGIGAICRFLLSRSVQLTFPFVFPLGTLVVNLLGSFFIGFLSILILNRFGAMGTELRALLLVGLLGGFTTFSTFSLESIELWENGAGIKLIFYLLLSVALGLFAAYGGLILGKKI